Sequence from the Aerococcus tenax genome:
AAAACTATTAAAGGACAAAGCATTTGAGAAAATTACTGTCATTGAAATTGCCCAAGCTGCCCATATTTCCCGGGCTACCTTCTACCGTCATTTTGAAGACAAGTTTGACCTAGCCAATTGGTACTACCGTCAAAAAGCCGAGGAAGTCTTTCAAGATACCAGTAATGATTCTCCCTGGCACATTTTCTATGGTCTATCAGTCTTTATGGGACAAGAAGATGCCACTTTTATGCAGGTCATGTTAAACGAACGCGGACAGAATTCTTTTTTTGATTTCGTCTCTGATATCTTTTATGACTATTGGCTGGAACGCTATCAAAATAATGTTCAACGTCCCAGTAATTCAAAAGAGCGCTTTGCCCTAGCCATTTGGTCTCGGGGCGGGGCCAGTGTCTGGCAATACCGCTTAAATACACAAAAGCGCCTGGAAGCCAAAGAAATGGCCGATTTATTTGAATTCTCCATGCCTGATTTTCTCAAAGCAAGCGAAAAAACAAGCAGCGATTAATCGTAAAAAATCGCTGCTTGTGCCCTTTTAATCAGTCTGAGTCTCCGTTAACAAAGCATAGTAAACTTGGCAGGTCTGATTGCCCTCGTCATAAGTTAGGTCAAAATCCTGGTAGCGGTAAAGCCCTTGAAGCATTTGCTGGTAAAAAA
This genomic interval carries:
- a CDS encoding TetR/AcrR family transcriptional regulator gives rise to the protein MNTKIIIFLALEKLLKDKAFEKITVIEIAQAAHISRATFYRHFEDKFDLANWYYRQKAEEVFQDTSNDSPWHIFYGLSVFMGQEDATFMQVMLNERGQNSFFDFVSDIFYDYWLERYQNNVQRPSNSKERFALAIWSRGGASVWQYRLNTQKRLEAKEMADLFEFSMPDFLKASEKTSSD